In Sphingomonas sp. LT1P40, the DNA window GAGCAGGCCGAAGACATGCCCCGTCTGCGCCTCGACGATGCCCGACAGGTTGAACGTCCCCGCCCACAGCACCACCGCGATCAGCACGAAGCCGATCGAGACTTCGTAGGACACCATCTGCGCCGCCGCGCGGATCGCCGAATAAAACGGATATTTTGAGTTCGACGCCCAGCCCGCCAGGATGATGCCGTACACGCCCAGCGACGACGCCGCGAGGATGTAGAGCAGGCCGACATTGATGTTCGACAGCACCACGCCCGCTTGGAACGGTACCACCGCCCACACGATCAGCGCGACGGTGAAGGTAATGATCGGCGCGAGCAGGAACAGCCCCTTGTTCGCGCTCGACGGAATGATCGTTTCCTGAAGAAAGACCTTCAGGCCGTCCGCGAAGGATTGCAGCAGGCCGAGCGGCCCGACGACGTTCGGCCCGCGCCGCAACGCCATCGCCGCCCAGATTTTCCGGTCGGCATAAATGATCATCGCGACGGCCAGCATCAGCGGAAGCGCAATGACGAGGATGCCGACGATCGTGGCGACGAACCACGCCCAGCCATAGGGCAGGCCGACGGTGTTCTGGAAGAAGGCGGTCATAGTCCCTTCCCCGTCACCCCAGCGAAAGCTGGGGTCTCGTGAGGTTGAGCGTCTCCGGTGCGGGTGGAGACCCCAGCTTTCGCTGGGGTGACGACGGGATGATTCATTCCGCCGCCTCCGCAAAATCCTGTCCGTGGATCAGTTCGGCCGAACAACGCTGCATCGTCGGGCTGGCCCGGCAGATGGCGTTGGTCAGGTAGAAGTCCGCAATCGGATAATTCACCTCACCCGACCCCTTGGCGTCCAGCGAGGGCGGGTTCCAGTCGAAGCGCGCCAGCCCTTCCTCGGCCAGGGCCGGGGTATCCGCGAACATCGCCGCACGCAGCTGTCCGAACGTATCGAACGGTAGCGTCTTGCCCAGTTTCTCCGACAGTGCGCGCAGGATCGTCCAGTCCTCGCGCGCATCGCCCGGCGCGAACACGGCCTTGTCGCCGCGCTGCACGCGCCCTTCGAGATTCACGTAGGTCCCGGCCTTTTCGGCATAGCTGGCACCCGGCAAGATCACGTCCGCCGCATGCGCGCCCTTGTCGCCATGATGGCCGATATAGACGTTGAAGCTGCCCGCGAACTTGCTGAAATCCACCTCGTCCGCGCCCAGGAAAAACGTCAGCTTCGGCCCCGCCGCTACGATGTCGGCGATGCCGCCCGGCTTGTGGAAACCCAGCATCAGTCCACCCATTCGCGCCGCCGAAAAATGCAGCACGTTAAAACCGTTCCACGCCTGGCTCGACACAGTCGAATCATTGTCGCGCACCAGATTGAGCTTCTTCGCCAGCGCCAGCGCTGCGCCATGCCCGTTCTTCAGCGCCGCGCCGCCGACGATCAGCATCGGGCGCTTGGCATCGGCAAACGCATCCGCCGCCGCCTTGGGCAGCTTGCCCAGCAGGCCCAGATCATTGCCCAGCCACGTCGCCTTGTACGTCAGGTCCGTCTCCGGCCCGATCGCAAAGACCTTCGCGCCCTTCTTGATCGCTTTCCGCACGCGGGTGTTCACCAGCGGTGCTTCCCAGCGCAAATTGGTACCGACCAGCAACACGACATCGGCATCCTCGACGCCCGCGATGGTGGTGTTGAAATTGACCGCGCTCAGCGACGACGTGTCGTAATCCATGCCGGTCTGGCGACCCTCCAGCAGGTCCGATCCGAACGACTTGACCAGCGCCTTGGCGGCGAAGATCGTCTCGCAATCGAGCAGGTCGCCATGGATCGCCGCGACTTTGTCACCCGCGCCCTTGGCCGCAACCGCAATGGCGTCGAACGCCTCGTCCCAAGTCGCCTCGACCAGCTTCCCGTCGCGACGGACATAGGGTTTGTCGAGGCGACGGAAGCTGAGGCCGTCAACCGCATGGCGCGTCTTGTCGTGCGCCCATTCCTCGTTCACGTCCTCGTTGATCCGTGGCAGCGCGCGCAGCACGCCACGACCGCGACTGTCGAGCCGGATGTTGGTGCCGACCGCATCCATCACGTCGATCGCCAGCGTCTTCTTCAATTCCCACGGCCGCGCTTCGAACGCATAGGGCTTCGACGTCAGCGCACCGACCGGACACAGATCGACGACATTGCCCGACAATTCGGACGTGACCGCCTTTTCCAGATAGGAGGTGATCTGCATGTCCTCGCCGCGATACAGCGCGCCGATTTCCTCCACGCCCGCAATCTCTTCGGCAAAGCGGACACAGCGCGTGCATTGAATGCAGCGGGTCATCACCGTCTTGACGATGGGGCCCATATATTTCTCGGTCACCGCGCGCTTGTGCTCGGTATAGCGCGAATGGCCGCGGCCATAGGCGATCGACTGGTCCTGCAAATCGCATTCGCCGCCCTGATCGCAGATCGGGCAATCCAGCGGGTGGTTGATCAGCAGGAATTCCATCACGCCTTCGCGCGCGGCCTTCACCATCGCGCTGTCGGTGCGGATTTCCTGATTGTCGGCGGCGGGCAGCGCGCACGATGCCTGTGGCTTGGGCGGCCCCGGCTTCACTTCGACCAGGCACATGCGGCAATTGCCGGCGATGCTCAGCCGTTCGTGGTAACAGAAACGCGGAATCTCTTTCCCCGCAGCCTCACAGGCTTGCAGGATGGTCGCCCCGGCGGGGACTTCGACCTCAATTCCGTCAACGGTCAGTTTTGGCATGTCAGCCCTTTGGTGCCGCACTGGCGGCGTGGATGCTGCGGAACGCGGCGGTGGCCAGCATTGCGCGCAGACCGTCGGTGGTCACTTCAACCCGGCGGCTGTTCATGCACATGGCCATCGCCGGTTGCAGACCCGCCGCAGCGGACTGTTCGGCGGGGGTCGCTATTTCGGTAGCGAACAGTTTTGCGACATCGTCGGGCACCGATCGCACCACGCACATGGCGGCCGTGTCGGTGGGCGAATAGCTCGATGCGGCGGGCTTCGTCGCCGCCTTTGCCAGTTCGCGATTGACCGGCACGCCGTCGCGCTCGATCAGCCGCTCGGCAACCGCCCCGGCGAACAGCAAGCGGCTGGCACGCAGGCGGTTATAGCCGCGAAAGCTGGGGCACATGCGATTGGCTTCGACCATCTGATCCATCGCGCGGCGATAAGCGGGCGTGCGGAAATCGCCGGACAGCGTGGTGCGCGCCTTGGCCGTGCTGGCGTCGGCGACACAGGCACCGAATTGCTGGATCGCCCGCAGACCGGCGGGCGTCGAGGCCGGCAATGGCTGGCGGCGCTGTTCGAGATCCTCCAGCCGGTCCGAACGCGGACCCGGATTGGGATCGCCAGCCGGAAGTGGTGGCTGGGGCGTCTCCTGAACGCCAAGCATCAGGATTAGTGCCGCAACAATCATTTCGCCGCCTCCTTTAACTGTTTCGCCATTCGGTAATAAGCAGTGGCGACACCACCGCGGATCACGGTCGCAGACACGGTTGCGCTGTCGCCATCGGGCAAACACCCCTCGATCAACGGCTTTACCTGCGCATTGACCACAGGCTGATCGGTCATCGCCTCGGCATGCACGAAGGCCTTCGCCCGCGCCGGATTGGCGCGTGCAATGCACTCCCCAATTCGTGAAGCGAATGCATCGCGAAACTGATCCTCGAACGTCGTTCCATCCGCCACTGGCGTCGATCGCGCGGGATAAGCCGGATGTCGCAACGGCGGCAGGCCATTGAAGCTGGCAGGTCCGCCCGCAACATATTCCCTACGCACCAAACTAACCGCCAAAGCGCCACGATATAGATCTGTTGGGATATATAGAAACCGCTCCATCATGAGGAAAGAATCGATGTCACGAAAACTGATCATTCCTCCGCCTGGCAATCTGTTCGGCGAAAGACCCCTGCGAAGGCCCGCCTTGATGATCCGGGGCCGTCTAACAATGCTACCACCATTTAATTTGTAGGCTTCCAGAAGAAACATATATTCAAAATAGCATTTGCCGTCGACTGGCCAGCTATTTGGTTTGAAGGCTTCATCCAGCACCGTGCGCGCACTAGCGCTTCCGAACTTTCGAGTGATACAATCGGCGTATCGATAATCGATATTGGCGACGCGTACCGTCATTCGACTTTGCGCGGCCACGGGCGCAGCATAGGCGACAACGGTTGCGATCAGGATGATCCGCAGTGCGAGCATCATTCCGCCGCCTCCTGCATCGGGCTCAACCCACCGCCCTGCTTCTCGACGATCCGCCGCTCCATCTCTGGCCTGAAATGCTTGATCAGGCCCTGGATCGGCCATGCCGCCGCGTCGCCCAGCGCGCAGATGGTGTGACCCTCGACCTGTTTGGTGACGTTGTAGAGCGTGTCGATCTCGCTGATGTCGGCGTCGCCGGTGCGCATCCGCTCCATCACGCGCCACATCCAGCCGGTGCCTTCGCGGCACGGGGTGCATTGGCCGCAGCTTTCATGCTTGTAGAAATAGCTGATCCGGCTGATCGCGGCGACGATGTCGGTGGACTTGTCCATGACGATGATGGCGGCAGTGCCGAGGCCGGAGCCGACCGCTTTCAAGCCGTCGAAATCCATCGCAACGTCCATGATCTCCGCCGCCGGGACCAGCGGCACCGACGAACCGCCGGGGATCACCGCGAGGAGATTGTCCCAGCCACCGCGAATGCCGCCGCAATGCTTTTCGATCAGCTCGCGGAACGGGATGCTCATCGCTTCCTCGACCACGCACGGCTTTTCGACATGACCGCTGATCTGGAACAGCTTGGTCCCGCGATTGCCCTCCGCACCGAAACTGGCGAACCATTCCGGCCCGCGCCGCAGGATCGTGGGGACGACCGCGATCGACTCGACGTTATTCACCGTGGTCGGGCAGCCATAGAGGCCCGCACCCGCCGGGAAGGGCGGCTTCAGCCGTGGCTGGCCCTTCTTGCCCTCCAGGCTTTCAAGCATCGCGGTTTCTTCGCCGCATATATAAGCGCCCGCGCCGCGATGGCAGAACACGTCGAAATCATAGCCGGAGCCGCAAGCATTCTTGCCGATAAGACCCTTGGCATAGGCTTCCTCGATCGCCGCGAACAGCGTCTCGGCCTCACGGATATACTCTCCGCGAATGTAGATATAGGCCGCCCGCGCACGCATCGCGAACCCGGCGACCAGCGCGCCTTCGATCAGCTTGTGCGGATCGTGGCGGATGATCTCGCGGTCCTTGCACGAACCCGGCTCGGATTCATCGGCGTTGATGACCAGAAAGCTGGGCCGTTCGGGCGTCGGATTCTTGGGCATGAACGACCATTTCATGCCCGTCGGGAACCCCGCCCCGCCGCGCCCGCGCAATCCCGACGCCTTGATACGATCGATGATCGTATCCTGGCCCAACGCCAGCAACGCCTTCGTATCGTCCCAGTCGCCACGCTTCTGCGCAGCCGACAGGTTCCACGGCTGGAAACCGTAGAGGTTGGTGAAGATACGATCCTTGTCAGCGAGCATCGCCGCCGTCCTTCCGCTTCGCCCGCGCGGTCCACACGCCCGCGAAGATCACGAACAGCGAGCTGAACAGCGCCGCGCCGATTGCAACCCAGACTGCCACGTTGTTCATTTCGGCCCGCCGATCCGCTTATTGTCCTTCACCGCGAGGTAAATCGCGACGCCGACGCCGACCAGCAGCAGCGGGATGAACAGCTTGAATGCCAGTTTCAGCACCCAGCCCAAAACGACAATGCCGCCGATGATGGCAAGGATCGTGACGATCGTGTTCTTGTTCATGCCACGTCCCTTTTCGATGCGAAGATGCGCAGACCGCCAAAGATGATTCCCAGGATCAGCCAGACGACCCAGGACTCGCCCTGAACAAATTTGAAGATCGCCAGCGCCAGGAAGACGATGCCGAGCAGCGGCAGACCGGCCTTGACGGGTTCGGTCATGCCCATTCCCCGCGATAATCGTGGTTGGCGTCGACCATTTCCTTGAGGCTCGTAGGTCCGCCGCTTGGCTCCACCGTATGCCGACCCGGCTCCTGCGTCCCGGCCTTGGGCGTCTCGCCCTTGGCCAGCGCGTCAAGGATCGCGGAGGTTCGGTCGTAGTCGAGGTCTTCGTAATTATCATCGTTGATCTGGACCATCGGCGCGGACGCGCAATTGCCCATGCATTCGACCTCGGTCAGCGTGAACAAGCCGTCCGGCGTGGTCTTGCCCTTGGCGAGGCCACGGTTCTTGCACGCCGCGAACACATCGTCCGATCCGCGCAGCCAGCACGGCGTCGTGCCGCACACCTGCACATGATATTTGCCGACCGGATGCAGGTTGAACATCGTGTAGAAGCTCGCGACCTCCAGCACGCGGATCACCGGCAGGTCCAGTTCGCGCGCGACGAATTCGATCACCGGGATCGGCAGCCAGCCCTGCGTATTCGTCTCCGCCCCCACCTGACGCTGCGCCAGATCGAGATAGGGGATGGTGCAGCTCTGCTGCCGCCCCGCGGGATAGCGCGCGCGGATCGTCTTCGCCTTGGCGGCCCGCTCCGCATCCCACGCAAACGCGCCCCAGCGCGCGCGAAGTTCGGGGGTGTCTTCGATGGGTTTGTGGTCAGCCATGCGCGTTTTCCAGAGGCCAAGTTGGCGAGCGGAGTTTCAAAGTCAGGATTACGGCCGTCCAGAACGTAATAATAAGCGCCAAGGAGCCAGTGATTACCAGCCACGAGGCCGCTTTCACTTCAAGGAGTTCTATCGACCAAGCGCCCGCTCCGATCAGCGCGGTCAACGCCATTGCCCATCGACGGATCGAGAGGGCGGCTTCACGAGTCAACGGTCACACTCCCCGAACACAATATCCATCGCGCCAAGGATCGCCGTCGTGTCCGCCAGCATATGCCCGCGCGACATGAAGTCCATCGCCTGCAAATGGCTGAACGCGGTCGGGCGGATCTTGCAGCGATAGGGTTTGTTCGACCCGTCGCTGACCATGTAGATGCCGAACTCGCCCTTGGGGCTTTCGGTCGCGACATAGACTTCGCCCGCCGGGACGTGAAAACCCTCGGTATAGAGTTTGAAGTGGTGGATCAGCGCTTCCATCGAGCTTTTCATCTCGGCGCGCTTCGGCGGGACCACCTTGCGGTCGAGCGACGCGATTGGCCCGCTCGGCATCTCGTTCAGGCACTGTTTCATGATGCGCGCGGACTGATAGACTTCCTCGACGCGGACCATGAAGCGATCGTAGCAATCGCCCCGCGTCCCCACCGGAATCTCGAAATCCATGCGGTCATAGACGTCGTATGGCTGCGACTTGCGCAGATCCCACGGCACGCCCGCGCCCCGGATCATCGGGCCGGAAAAGCCCCATTTGATCGCGTCGTCGCGGCTGACGATCGCGATATCGACGTTGCGCTGCTTGAAGATTCGGTTCTCCGCCACCAGCGAAATCGCGTCGCCGAACAAGCGCGGCAACCGCGTGTCGAGCCAGTCGGCAATATCGGTCAGCAGCTTCAGCGGCACGTCCTGATGCACCCCGCCGGGCCGCAGGTAATTGTGATGCATGCGCGCGCCGGACATGCGCTCGAAGAAGTTCAGGCAATCCTCGCGGATTTCGAACATCCACAAATTCGGGGTCATCGCGCCCACGTCCATGACGTGCGAACCGAGGTTCAGCATGTGATTGCAGATGCGCGTCAGCTCGGCAAAGAACACGCGCAGATATTGCGCGCGCACCGGCACTTCGATGTCCAGCAGCTTCTCGACCGCCAGCACGAAGCTGTGCTCCATCGCCAGCGGCGAGCAATAATCCAGGCGATCCATGTACGGCAGCGCCTGGGTATAGGTCTTGTACTCGATCAGCTTCTCGGTGCCGCGATGGAGCAGCCCGACATGCGGGTCGATCCGCTCGATGATCTCGCCATCCAGCTCCATGACCAGCCGCAACACGCCATGCGCCGCCGGATGCTGCGGGCCGAAATTGATCGTGTAATTGGCGATTTCGGTGTCGCCAACGGACGGGTCGCTCGCATCGGTGCGGCGTTCGATTTCGTCGAGATACTCGGCCATTACTGGTTCTGCCCCTTGCCCTTTGTCGGGACGACGTCCGGATCCTTGGGCTTGGATTTACGCTTGTTGCCCGGATGCGGCTCACCGGCGCCGGTCTGCGCGGCGGTCTCGGTGGTCTTGGGCGTTTTGGTGCGCGACTTCACCGGCTTGTCGGAGTTGTCAGCCTCCTTCACCTGCTCGGCACTCGCGGGCGTCGGCGCGCCCTTGGCGGTGGGCGCAGCGGGAGCGGGCGCGGCGGCGGGGGCCGCTGGCGCCTTTTCGTCGCCTGGCAGCACGTACTGCGCGCCTTCCCACGGGCTCATGAAATCGAAATTACGGAAATCCTGCGCCAGCTGCACCGGCTCATACACCACGCGCTTGTCGGCCTCCGAGTAACGCAACTCGACAAAGCCGCTGAGCGGGAAATCCTTGCGCTGCGGATGCCCGCGAAAGCCGTAATCGGTCAGGATACGGCGCAGGTCGCTGTTGCCGTCGAACAGCACGCCGTACATGTCGTACACTTCGCGCTCCAGCCACCCGGCGACCGGCCAGATGCCCGTCACCGAGGGCACCGCCTGCACCTCATCCGTCGTCACGCGCACGCGGATGCGGTGATTGCGGGTATAGCTCAGCAGCATATAGACCACGTCGAACCGCTCGGCCCGCGCCGGGTAATCGACCCCGGCCATCTCCATCAGCGCCTGATATTGCAGCAACGGATTGTCGCGCAGCGCGATCATCGCCGGGACAAGCGTATCGCGGCGCACGGTCAGGTTGATCTCGCCGACCAGATCGGTCGCCTCGATCAGCATATCGCCCAGCGCAGCCGTCGCCGCCGCGATCACGCCGTCGTTTGCGGCATATTTCGGAGCGGGCGCCTTCACCGCGTCACCGTACCCACGCGGCGGATCTTCCGCTGCAGCTGCATGATGCCGTACAGCAACGCCTCGGCGGTCGGCGGGCAACCCGGGACATAGATGTCCACCGGCACGATCCGGTCGCATCCGCGAACCACGCTGTAGCTATAATGGTAATAGCCGCCGCCATTGGCACAGCTGCCCATCGAGACGACGTATTTCGGCTCCGACATCTGGTCGTAAACACGGCGCAGCGCCGGGGCCATCTTGTTGCAGAGCGTACCCGCCACGATCATCACGTCCGACTGGCGCGGCGATGCGCGCGGCGCGGCACCAAAGCGCTCCATGTCGTAACGCGGCATATTCACATGGATCATCTCGACCGCGCAGCATGCTAGCCCGAACGTCATCCACCACAAAGAACCCGTGCGCGCCCAGGTAAACAGATCCTCGGTCGAGGTGACGAGGAAACCCTTGTCGTTCAGTTCGCCGTTCAAGTCGTTGAAGAAGGTCTGATCCGGCGGGACGATCGCGCCACCGGGGGCGACCATCGGCTGGCCTTGGGCATTCAGGATCGGAGAAGTCTGGCTCATTGTCATTCCCAATCCAGCGCGCCGACTTTCCAGGCATAGGCCAGGCCAAGTGCAAGCTCACCGATAAAGATCATCATCGAAATCCACGCTGCCCAGCCCAGATCGAACACCGTCACCGCCCATGGAAACAGGAACGCCGCTTCCAGATCGAAGATGATGAACAGGATCGCGATCAGGTAGAATCGCACGTCGAACTGGCTGCGCGAATCCTCGAACGCGGGAAAGCCGCACTCATATTCGGTCAGCTTTTCCGGAGTCGGCTGATGCGCACCGGTAAAGCGCGCCGCGACCATCGGCAGGAACACGAACGCGCTCGACAGCACGATCGCCACGCCCAGGAACAGCAGGATCGGCAAATATTCTAACAGGTCGACCAAGACGCTTCTCGCGGTTGCGGAATCTAGGGGTCGCTTTAGGCCCGTGGCTGCACGCGGACAAGGGCGGAAACCCGTGAGAATCACTCGCAATTAGAACGCTGGCTCGATGGTCGTTGCCACGACTATGCTGATGAACGGACGATTCTCGATGAGGGCGGATTGATGAAATTGCAGGCGTCTTTGACAACTTTGGCAGTCATGACCTGCATGGCTGTTGCAGCACCGGCGGACGCGCAGACGTTGATGGTCCGCGACCCGCAACTAATCGCCGAACTTCTCCGCGCTGAAGGATATCAGGCAAATGTCGAACCCGTGAAAGCGGAGGAAAGCCCCTTTATCCGCAGCGGCGCAGGCGGGGCAAAATTTGACCTGCTATTCAACGATTGCACCAAGGGAAAAGACTGTCAGTCCGTGCAATTCTATGCTGGCTTCACCGGCACCAAAATGACCGCCGAAAAAATCAACGCATGGAACAGCAAAAAGCGGTTCGTGCGCGCCTATCTCGACAAAGAAGGCGATCCCATACTTGAAATGGACGTGAACATCGAACCCGAAGGCATTCCTCGCCCGCTCTTTGTCGATTACCTCGATATTTGGTCAAGACTGCTGGGGCAGTTCCGAACGGAAGTTTACGCCGACTAAGCCGGTTACGCGTTGCGCAGCGCCCCGCCGACCAGCTTGTGCAGCTTAGACTGCAGCGCGTCGTTCGCGGCCAGCACTTGCCCCTTCGCCAGCGAAACCTCCTGCCCGCGAAAATCGGTGACGAAGCCGCCGGCTTCCTTCACGATCAGCAGGCCCGCGGCGATGTCCCATGGCTGGAGATCGCTCTCCCAAAACCCGTCGAAGCGCCCCGCCGCGACCCATGCCATGTCCAGCGATGCGGCGCCGTTGCGACGGATACCCGCGACTTCGGGCGCGACCGCGCCGAAGATGCGGCTCCACTCGGCGAAATTGCCAT includes these proteins:
- the nuoH gene encoding NADH-quinone oxidoreductase subunit NuoH, with the protein product MTAFFQNTVGLPYGWAWFVATIVGILVIALPLMLAVAMIIYADRKIWAAMALRRGPNVVGPLGLLQSFADGLKVFLQETIIPSSANKGLFLLAPIITFTVALIVWAVVPFQAGVVLSNINVGLLYILAASSLGVYGIILAGWASNSKYPFYSAIRAAAQMVSYEVSIGFVLIAVVLWAGTFNLSGIVEAQTGHVFGLLNGFGFNPLLFPMAVVFLISSLAETARAPFDLTEAESELVAGYQTEYSSMAFALYWLGEYANVILMCTLNAILFWGGYLPPIDWAPLYYVPGIIWLFAKILFFFFVFSWVKATVPRYRYDQLMRLGWKIFLPLSLIFVFLISGWLMVQRVGL
- the nuoG gene encoding NADH-quinone oxidoreductase subunit NuoG, giving the protein MPKLTVDGIEVEVPAGATILQACEAAGKEIPRFCYHERLSIAGNCRMCLVEVKPGPPKPQASCALPAADNQEIRTDSAMVKAAREGVMEFLLINHPLDCPICDQGGECDLQDQSIAYGRGHSRYTEHKRAVTEKYMGPIVKTVMTRCIQCTRCVRFAEEIAGVEEIGALYRGEDMQITSYLEKAVTSELSGNVVDLCPVGALTSKPYAFEARPWELKKTLAIDVMDAVGTNIRLDSRGRGVLRALPRINEDVNEEWAHDKTRHAVDGLSFRRLDKPYVRRDGKLVEATWDEAFDAIAVAAKGAGDKVAAIHGDLLDCETIFAAKALVKSFGSDLLEGRQTGMDYDTSSLSAVNFNTTIAGVEDADVVLLVGTNLRWEAPLVNTRVRKAIKKGAKVFAIGPETDLTYKATWLGNDLGLLGKLPKAAADAFADAKRPMLIVGGAALKNGHGAALALAKKLNLVRDNDSTVSSQAWNGFNVLHFSAARMGGLMLGFHKPGGIADIVAAGPKLTFFLGADEVDFSKFAGSFNVYIGHHGDKGAHAADVILPGASYAEKAGTYVNLEGRVQRGDKAVFAPGDAREDWTILRALSEKLGKTLPFDTFGQLRAAMFADTPALAEEGLARFDWNPPSLDAKGSGEVNYPIADFYLTNAICRASPTMQRCSAELIHGQDFAEAAE
- the nuoF gene encoding NADH-quinone oxidoreductase subunit NuoF, which translates into the protein MLADKDRIFTNLYGFQPWNLSAAQKRGDWDDTKALLALGQDTIIDRIKASGLRGRGGAGFPTGMKWSFMPKNPTPERPSFLVINADESEPGSCKDREIIRHDPHKLIEGALVAGFAMRARAAYIYIRGEYIREAETLFAAIEEAYAKGLIGKNACGSGYDFDVFCHRGAGAYICGEETAMLESLEGKKGQPRLKPPFPAGAGLYGCPTTVNNVESIAVVPTILRRGPEWFASFGAEGNRGTKLFQISGHVEKPCVVEEAMSIPFRELIEKHCGGIRGGWDNLLAVIPGGSSVPLVPAAEIMDVAMDFDGLKAVGSGLGTAAIIVMDKSTDIVAAISRISYFYKHESCGQCTPCREGTGWMWRVMERMRTGDADISEIDTLYNVTKQVEGHTICALGDAAAWPIQGLIKHFRPEMERRIVEKQGGGLSPMQEAAE
- a CDS encoding complex I 24 kDa subunit family protein; the encoded protein is MADHKPIEDTPELRARWGAFAWDAERAAKAKTIRARYPAGRQQSCTIPYLDLAQRQVGAETNTQGWLPIPVIEFVARELDLPVIRVLEVASFYTMFNLHPVGKYHVQVCGTTPCWLRGSDDVFAACKNRGLAKGKTTPDGLFTLTEVECMGNCASAPMVQINDDNYEDLDYDRTSAILDALAKGETPKAGTQEPGRHTVEPSGGPTSLKEMVDANHDYRGEWA
- a CDS encoding NADH-quinone oxidoreductase subunit D, whose product is MAEYLDEIERRTDASDPSVGDTEIANYTINFGPQHPAAHGVLRLVMELDGEIIERIDPHVGLLHRGTEKLIEYKTYTQALPYMDRLDYCSPLAMEHSFVLAVEKLLDIEVPVRAQYLRVFFAELTRICNHMLNLGSHVMDVGAMTPNLWMFEIREDCLNFFERMSGARMHHNYLRPGGVHQDVPLKLLTDIADWLDTRLPRLFGDAISLVAENRIFKQRNVDIAIVSRDDAIKWGFSGPMIRGAGVPWDLRKSQPYDVYDRMDFEIPVGTRGDCYDRFMVRVEEVYQSARIMKQCLNEMPSGPIASLDRKVVPPKRAEMKSSMEALIHHFKLYTEGFHVPAGEVYVATESPKGEFGIYMVSDGSNKPYRCKIRPTAFSHLQAMDFMSRGHMLADTTAILGAMDIVFGECDR
- a CDS encoding NADH-quinone oxidoreductase subunit C; the encoded protein is MKAPAPKYAANDGVIAAATAALGDMLIEATDLVGEINLTVRRDTLVPAMIALRDNPLLQYQALMEMAGVDYPARAERFDVVYMLLSYTRNHRIRVRVTTDEVQAVPSVTGIWPVAGWLEREVYDMYGVLFDGNSDLRRILTDYGFRGHPQRKDFPLSGFVELRYSEADKRVVYEPVQLAQDFRNFDFMSPWEGAQYVLPGDEKAPAAPAAAPAPAAPTAKGAPTPASAEQVKEADNSDKPVKSRTKTPKTTETAAQTGAGEPHPGNKRKSKPKDPDVVPTKGKGQNQ
- a CDS encoding NuoB/complex I 20 kDa subunit family protein: MVAPGGAIVPPDQTFFNDLNGELNDKGFLVTSTEDLFTWARTGSLWWMTFGLACCAVEMIHVNMPRYDMERFGAAPRASPRQSDVMIVAGTLCNKMAPALRRVYDQMSEPKYVVSMGSCANGGGYYHYSYSVVRGCDRIVPVDIYVPGCPPTAEALLYGIMQLQRKIRRVGTVTR
- the ndhC gene encoding NADH-quinone oxidoreductase subunit A, which codes for MVDLLEYLPILLFLGVAIVLSSAFVFLPMVAARFTGAHQPTPEKLTEYECGFPAFEDSRSQFDVRFYLIAILFIIFDLEAAFLFPWAVTVFDLGWAAWISMMIFIGELALGLAYAWKVGALDWE
- a CDS encoding YbjN domain-containing protein; the encoded protein is MKLQASLTTLAVMTCMAVAAPADAQTLMVRDPQLIAELLRAEGYQANVEPVKAEESPFIRSGAGGAKFDLLFNDCTKGKDCQSVQFYAGFTGTKMTAEKINAWNSKKRFVRAYLDKEGDPILEMDVNIEPEGIPRPLFVDYLDIWSRLLGQFRTEVYAD